GGGACAAGGAGCGAATTGGCGGCCAGAAATTGGCGGAGGGGCGGAAATGGGGGGTTGGGTCTGAAGGGAACTGGACGGAGCAGGGTGATCGGGGGTTGAGGGGGTACGGGAGAAAGACCGCTGTGATAGTGCCTTGCCCAATGATTGACCTGCCCATCAcatccaccccctcctcttcatccttccttgtcttcctcgtcgtcctccagGGGTGGTCCGCCGGATGGAAGACCCTCCGCTGAGGGCTATAAAAGCCCTCGACTTTCATGCCGGCCTACcctttcctccctcttcctttcctatCCCTCAGCTTCACTCTGCCAGCCACTGCATATCATCACTACTTGTCTTGACAAGTCTCTTCATATCATACCTCCGGTTCAGAAGACTTTCCTTCTTGTGCTCATTACCCGTTCGGGCTATACTATCTTGTCACAATGGCGACTCACCACTACCAGTCCCCTGTTCTTCCAATGAATGTTCCCTCAAAGACCCCAGGACCCGCCAATCTCTACCCCATTAGCCGGGTGTCAGGCTCTCCGCCAGATCTTTCTGATGCAAGCACAACCACGGGCAGCCGCACCTCCGCTGGATTCAGCTACAGCACCGGAAGTGCTGGCGGCGACTATGAATCCAGCACGGGGTCATTCTCGAGTGTGGACGTCGTTGACGTTCTCAACGACCGCTTGCAAAATGCCTTCGACCCGACTCCTTTGGACAAGGGATTAGCTATGCAAGCACAAGCGTAAGTGTTCCCGCCTAGTCCCCGGAGAGGGTAATCTTCTTTGCGTGGGATACGGAAAAGCAAAACCCGGAGCAAGGGAAGCAGATTTAACAAGCAGTGCTAATGACGCCAAACGATAGATCCGGTCAATTAAATGCCAAGCAGCGCGAACTCCTTGAATTGCAGGCTCTGGCCCAGCGACGTTTGAAAGGTGTGCGCACAAGCTTCGCGGACGGAGTCAAGGTCGCGCGGGAAACTAAGCGGGATCTTGAATGGACTCAGAAGCGCGTAAAGTGAGTTCTCTGCCGCCCTCTTGTCTGTGGAGTCTGCATTTGCACCGGTGATGGTCGTCGGATTCCGCTCCgccgagagcgagagcgGATATCCGCCGCGCTCCGCCGTCTCATTGTGATTCTTGGCGACTGGTTGATGGCAGTGCGGCTGGGAGGCGGCTGGGGAGGGATTTGCACTCATTCAGTCTGATGTGAGCAAGCTGACAAGTTTCGTAATGACAGTACTCTGAAATCGAAGGCCGAAAGCATCCACCCTGATGAATACCGACGAGCATCGAAGAAATACACATTCGACGACAACTAGTCGCCGTAGGAACGGGTACTCAGCTCCTTGCATCGCTTTCCTCTTTCAGCTCTCCAGAGGATTCACGTAAAACCTGCGTAACGAAACTGACGACGTTTTTATTTTGTTGTTTAATATGGGTTCAGATGCCCCGGCTATCGGGCATTTCAgggtttgctttttctgctcTTGTTTTGGGCTGGTTTGGGACGGTTCTCTTGCTTTCTGTGTAAAATCGTGTCTTTGACCATTCTGTTAGCGTCTTAATTAACCGAATATGCTCGTTTCTCTGTGTCATTTCGCGTACCCTGCATGTGATATGTAGTAGCTGCCCATAAAGCCCAGGCTGTCGCGCCCCCTAATGCTTACCTCGTCATccgcagcaacaccagcagaTTCAAGCATGTGCTCCTGGCCCGTCACACCATGTAGGGCTTTGCCACCCTCGCATCCTTTTCGCCGGATAGCATCCCACGCGTAGCAGAGACGTACAGAGGGGTAGGTGTACATAGTTTACACTGATGGTGCCACGATCAACGCACGCCGCACGATCGCTCAGATGGGAGGAGACATGATCTCGACCACCTAGTCTGCACACCCGAGCCGAAAAGAGGTCACCCCGGAGTCAGACGAGCCATGATACACCATGACGCTGTAGGTATAATCCCCCACTGGCGCCTCACTCAGGACAGACGGACAGCGTGAGGCTGTGAGCTGGGCCCTAGCCAAACATCATCGCTCAATGCACCCGCTGTTTCAGCATGACGCCTCCGCCCCGCTCCTCTCATTTCGGGGAATCCACCTGGCTGCTTTCGAAATCCCGCGCTTGACCCGCCAGGTCCTTGGGCATCCAATGCGGAGCGGACGTTCGGTGCCCAAGAActggaagaatgggtggGTAGGGGGCGATGTAGACATCACGTGATTATATACCGAAAAAGGAAAGTGCCAGGCTAGGCTAAGCTGGAGATTCCAGGGCATGTAATAGCATGTGATAGAGTGTAGGTAGGCTTTGAATTTTTAGTCATTGGACCTTTTGCCTGCTGAGCTATACATTGCAAATACTACTCACTTATAGGATTCTGTCTTATACTGTTTTGTGGCCGACTCGCCTAAGACAATATACCCCAGCAGGAGCACCCAGGACATGGATTTTAGCTTGTTTTTACAATGGTGAGATGGTTTGTAGCCTAAAGGTCATATTGGTATCTATGATATTGGTCCGAGGTTAGCACGATAAGTCCTCTCAATCTTCCTTTGAGGAAATGAGAAGTAACGAATAAAATCAGCCGACATGAACAGTAAACCATTAACGTCCTCCTTTTCATATCCACGAAAATGTAATCAACAAACTCCTTTCTTGGCTCCTCGATTCCAACATAAGATGAATAATTGATGTGACCATGCTGTCTAGGATCTGTTCTTGAGTTCTGCTGGGCGGATACATGGAGACGGCTTCATATCCTTCCACGGATCTTCTATGAAGCAAGGGAGGAAATACACCACATCCTTGCCTTTGAGTTTGATTCCAAGAGCCAATTGTATCAGCTCGTCAGTGTCGAACTGAGTGCCGTTCGGGGCCACGTAAGCTGGCTGTTTCTGCCCTCTGTCCTTggagtgttgttgttggcgccCTGGGccatcttgttttctttctctctttgaGGCCTTCTTCCTAATAGTTGCCGTAGGATTGATAGAGGGGCCACTTTGGGTACTTGAGAATGGAACAGAACTAGGGGTTTCTGAAAGGACAAATTACAGTTAGCGGCACTTGATTTTGAGCCTTTGTAGTTATTGTGTTAAGCACACTTACCTGTATTAATGCCGTCGGCCTTGGTTGTTGTCGGCTGCCGACCACGATAATCATTTGTTGGCTTAGTCCTCGCTTGAGCATTGTGTGTTTTATCAGGTTTTTCCCCCAATGGTCTTCTTGCGTCGCCGGAAGTAACACCTCCCTCTGtcttgttgttttgttttggcGTGGTTGTAGGAGAAACAGCGAGCTCGTTGGGCTGCACCGGGTTACGCAAAGCGTTAGTCTTCCATTCTTCAAAAAGAGAGGACGACCGCATTTGTGAGCGTCTGTTCGGCACTCGGCCTTGGACCATGCCGGCGCTGGTTGTTTGAGgttgatgttgctgttgtggaggctgatgctgttgttggtgccgtTTCTGGTGGACTGTTGCTGGCGTAGGCCTACCAGAAAACACCTGGTAATCCTTGATAGTTTCAGGCGCCCATTCCTCCCGGTGGTCGTATTCTCTCTGTGAGATTTGTTTTTTCTGAGGTGTTTGTTTGGGTGCGACCTGGTTGGACATGATGGTGGTGTTACTCGTTTGACTGGCGTCAGGTTGTGTCCTTGGCGAAGGAGTGGGAATTCTGGATGAAGATAGGTAGGATGCGGTAAGGAGACTCAGAAGCTCATGTGGAAtgaaggaagatgaagttAGGGAAATGGGTGTAAAGGATATTACGAAGTGAGATACAAGTTGGTTAGGTAGTAGCGAACGGACGGGTGAAAACAGCGCCTACTACGGCCACCAGCCAACTGGACTGGGAAAGTAACACTACCGGACCAATTGAAGGGAGTAGGATAATTACCTGCAAATACCTAGCTAGCACTTAAGTAGTCTAATCTAATTTATCAAGACTTTTATGACCGGGAGATTGTCTCAGTTGCTGGTAGTTAGCTAGTTAGTGTCTTACAAAGATTAAAAGTCTTTAAGCACCTATCGGCTTTAGAATGAACTCCTATTTAGCTATCTAAGTATTATCCATCAACAGACATCTAACTGAACTCAAATTCCTCAGCGGCTTGGACTCTAGGTCCCCTGGTGGCCAATGCCCCCTCCTGGACAGCACTGTTGACGAAACGCACGAACTGGTTCACCAGTTCTGTCGGTGTTTTCTTAGCAAGCTCGATTCCATCGAAGACCTTCTTGATACCGACACCGAAAGTGATACTATACGCGGTTTCTCCCTTCAAAGTATCAATACGTGCCAATGCCTCCGCAATCTGTTCGTTGGTGAATACTCCAGATTTTGCCATGACGTGGTTCAGTTCTTCGTGGCTAGTGACATTTGGAACATCGATGTCGGAGTTGAACGAAGTGTAAATATTCAACTCCTTCATAAGTGCTCGCTGACTGGTAGTCGCCAGAACAAGAAGTCTCCGGTTCTTTGGTGGACGTTTCTTGAACAATACCTTGAGCGTCTGCAGGACGCTGTTGCTGAAACGAGGCCCAACAGACACATAGTCAATAATAGTCTCGATGTCatcgacaacgacaacactAGTCTGACTTTTGTAGGCATCATTGAAAACTCGGAGAATATGTTGAATCTTAGCCTGCTCGCTAAATCCAGCTATATCTTCAGGGCAGATCATTTTAATGAAAGGCGCCCCCGAGTCTAAGGCAATCTGAGCTGCAAGAGCAGTCTTCCCACTCCCAGGCGGCCCGTTGAACAAAACAGACCACAGCGGTGTTTGGTCAGGGTGACCAAGTCCTTTCGCCAGGGCCTCCCCGTCCTTAAGAACACCGCCAATTTTCTCTGAATAAGTGATGATGCCATGCTCGATGCATCGCTTGATTTCATCCTCGGACACACCATATGCTGGTTGAATTTCATCGAGTGCATGAATGAAATCAGAATGGTTGACCTTCATTTCCGCTGCATCGTCTTTGACCCTGACTGTTTTCCCGGAATCAATGTGCCGATTGAACGCGAACGAGGTTGCCGCTTTTACGAGACCTGCAATTTCAGCACCCGAGTAATTCTTCGTCAGGCTGGCGAGTTCTGCCACATCGACACTCGGGTCCAGCAGATCACTCTGGCTCATGTTCTGGGTGTGAATGCCGAGAATTTGGGCTCGACCGGCCTCATCAGGAAGCGAGATTTCGACATGTACTTCGAGACGACCCGGCCGCAGCAACGCATCATCAATCATATCCTTCCTGTTGGTCATACCAATAAGCAAAATATTATTGAGCtgatcaacaccatccatcTTCGATAGCAACTGGTTTACCACGCTGTCACCGACACCAGTACCGCCGCCTGCTCCACTGCCACGCTGTTTACACACGGCATCTAATTCGTCGAAGATGATAATGTGAAGCTCACTCTCATCGCCCTTCTCTTTATACTCCCGCTCTGCATCGGCGAAAAGTTTCCGGATATTCTCTTCTGACTGTCCAACGAACTTGTTTAGTACCTCCGGACCGTTGATGATCTTTGGCTCCTTTGCATTCAGCATCTTTCCGATTTGCCGGGCAAGCAACGTTTTACCGGTTCCTGGAGGCCCAAACAGTAATATACCTTTTACGTGCTGGATGCCGAGCTTTTGCACAATGTCAGGTGGGAAAATGCGAGACGCAAATGCTCGGCGGAAGATGGTGTGGAACTCGGAGTCGAGACCACCAATGCCCATCTTCTCGGTGTTGAAGTCGGGCTGAATGATAGCGTTTGCCGCTGGCCGATTCTTTGCGGGTTTGATCTGGATGTTGCTCTCAGGGTCCTTGAAGAAGTTGATCATTGTGTGCTTCGTAAGAATTCCCCTAGCTGTAGGATCCGTCTCTGGCTCTTTACTAGTCTCTTTCTCCGAGGTCAGGCTGACTCGCAGAATAGTTTTGACTCTCAACTGGAGCGGGATGCCGCGATGATCCATTAATACCGGCTGGCCCGGGGCAAATAGCTGGCTTTCAAAGTTCTGGGAATGTTAGACAGAGTTGCTAGAGGCTTAGAAAACAGCAAGCGTACCTTGATCACGGAGGCAGCAAGATCATCCTGATCATACAATTCATCCGTCCTGGATTTTCCAGCAAACCTCACCTCGATGTCGGCAGATCCGAGGTACGCTTCTCCACCCTGACGGAAAGGGTCATATATTTGTATTAGGAGTTCGTCTCGGAGTCCAGCGCCGGCCCACGGTCTTTGGACGCCGGAAAGTCCAATGTATCCAGGGGGAAATCCATCAGCAGGGCGCGCGGTGAATACATTGCGGTTATTGACAATGATCAAGATGTCTTCTTGTCCGAACTGGGCACGGGGGAAATCTTGTGTCGAGAGCGCAACACTGCAAATTGATTAGCACCCAATCTCTAGATTACAGACCATCCATACTTACAAGTTCCTGAATTGGTATCCTTTATCCGCGTTCTCCATGACCTTCAAGCGCCACCCTCCTTCACTTGGTCTTCCCCCCATCGGAGCTTGCGGTAGTGGGCGACCACCCGGTgcaggttgtcgaggagatggcGATCCATAGCCCCTAATAAAGTGTAAATGTTAGCGACATACAAGTTTGATATAAAAGGTTACCACAGGGGTGTATTCATACGGAGCTCCCTGCTGAGGCGGATAACCCTGAGGTGGGTAGCCCTGCGGGGGCCGTGAGTAGCCCTCTCTTTGGGGATTATTAGACCCGAAGGGACTGCGACCACCGAACATCCTGTATCATAAAGCTAGGGTGCAGCTAGCAGCAAGGACAAGGTCAATGATAAGCTTGGTCAATGCTGCCCGCAGCGTTGTCTCGTGAACTGCGCGAAGAGGCGGTCAAATTACGATAAGCGTCTAGCAGGGAAAGTTGCGGCAATATTAGACTCGAGTATATAGGTAGAAAGATAATTGAAGTCGACAGCAACGGACATTGATGTTTGAAAGAAGCGCAACGTGGCGTTGAGCTGAACCTCCGCAGGCAGCTCTGATGGGGCAAGTTGGGAATCTGGAACCGCTGAGTGATGAGCCACCACGGGCGGAGTTCGTTTTGCCGACAGCCACCAACCAACCGG
The nucleotide sequence above comes from Aspergillus puulaauensis MK2 DNA, chromosome 3, nearly complete sequence. Encoded proteins:
- a CDS encoding KxDL motif-containing protein (COG:S;~EggNog:ENOG410PQND;~InterPro:IPR019371;~PFAM:PF10241); this translates as MATHHYQSPVLPMNVPSKTPGPANLYPISRVSGSPPDLSDASTTTGSRTSAGFSYSTGSAGGDYESSTGSFSSVDVVDVLNDRLQNAFDPTPLDKGLAMQAQASGQLNAKQRELLELQALAQRRLKGVRTSFADGVKVARETKRDLEWTQKRVNTLKSKAESIHPDEYRRASKKYTFDDN
- the SEC18 gene encoding AAA family ATPase SEC18 (BUSCO:EOG09260NC6;~COG:O;~EggNog:ENOG410PIAG;~InterPro:IPR039812,IPR006031,IPR041569,IPR003959, IPR003338,IPR029067,IPR027417,IPR003593,IPR003960, IPR009010,IPR004201;~PFAM:PF17862,PF00004,PF07724,PF02933,PF02162;~go_function: GO:0005524 - ATP binding [Evidence IEA];~go_function: GO:0016887 - ATPase activity [Evidence IEA];~go_process: GO:0035494 - SNARE complex disassembly [Evidence IEA]) gives rise to the protein MFGGRSPFGSNNPQREGYSRPPQGYPPQGYPPQQGAPGYGSPSPRQPAPGGRPLPQAPMGGRPSEGGWRLKVMENADKGYQFRNFVALSTQDFPRAQFGQEDILIIVNNRNVFTARPADGFPPGYIGLSGVQRPWAGAGLRDELLIQIYDPFRQGGEAYLGSADIEVRFAGKSRTDELYDQDDLAASVIKNFESQLFAPGQPVLMDHRGIPLQLRVKTILRVSLTSEKETSKEPETDPTARGILTKHTMINFFKDPESNIQIKPAKNRPAANAIIQPDFNTEKMGIGGLDSEFHTIFRRAFASRIFPPDIVQKLGIQHVKGILLFGPPGTGKTLLARQIGKMLNAKEPKIINGPEVLNKFVGQSEENIRKLFADAEREYKEKGDESELHIIIFDELDAVCKQRGSGAGGGTGVGDSVVNQLLSKMDGVDQLNNILLIGMTNRKDMIDDALLRPGRLEVHVEISLPDEAGRAQILGIHTQNMSQSDLLDPSVDVAELASLTKNYSGAEIAGLVKAATSFAFNRHIDSGKTVRVKDDAAEMKVNHSDFIHALDEIQPAYGVSEDEIKRCIEHGIITYSEKIGGVLKDGEALAKGLGHPDQTPLWSVLFNGPPGSGKTALAAQIALDSGAPFIKMICPEDIAGFSEQAKIQHILRVFNDAYKSQTSVVVVDDIETIIDYVSVGPRFSNSVLQTLKVLFKKRPPKNRRLLVLATTSQRALMKELNIYTSFNSDIDVPNVTSHEELNHVMAKSGVFTNEQIAEALARIDTLKGETAYSITFGVGIKKVFDGIELAKKTPTELVNQFVRFVNSAVQEGALATRGPRVQAAEEFEFS